One window of the Haloarcula halobia genome contains the following:
- a CDS encoding thiamine pyrophosphate-dependent enzyme, with protein sequence MSAFSAIGDESEIDRDEFTPGIEPQATWCPGCGDFGVLKALKQAMPMVGKNPDEVALFTGIGCSGKLNSYFNSYGFHTIHGRSLPVARAAKLANPELEVIAAGGDGDGYGIGGNHLIHTARENHDMTYIVFNNEIFGLTKGQTSPTSPKGHKSKTQPHGSAKSPIRPLSQSLNAGATYIARTAAVNPNQAKEIIAEAIEHDGFAHIDFLTQCPTWNKDAKHYVPYTDIQQSDEHDHDVNDRQEAAEMMFQTENKLYEGEVLTGRYYVDDQSPSYGEEKRATGEMPDEPLAERYFDEDAEWERTYDELLHHHK encoded by the coding sequence ATGAGTGCATTCAGTGCAATCGGAGACGAGAGCGAGATAGACCGAGACGAATTCACACCCGGCATCGAACCGCAGGCGACGTGGTGTCCGGGCTGTGGTGACTTCGGCGTCCTCAAGGCGCTGAAACAGGCCATGCCCATGGTGGGCAAGAACCCCGACGAGGTCGCTCTCTTTACGGGCATCGGCTGTTCCGGGAAACTGAACAGCTACTTCAACAGCTACGGGTTCCACACCATCCACGGCCGCTCGCTGCCCGTCGCTCGGGCCGCGAAACTGGCCAACCCGGAACTGGAAGTCATCGCCGCCGGCGGCGACGGTGACGGCTACGGCATCGGTGGCAACCACCTCATCCACACGGCCCGTGAGAACCACGACATGACCTACATCGTGTTCAACAACGAGATTTTCGGGCTGACGAAGGGCCAGACCTCGCCGACCTCGCCGAAGGGCCACAAGTCAAAGACCCAGCCCCACGGCTCGGCGAAGTCGCCCATCCGGCCGCTCAGCCAGTCGCTGAACGCCGGTGCGACCTACATCGCTCGCACCGCCGCGGTCAACCCGAACCAGGCCAAGGAGATCATCGCCGAGGCCATCGAACACGACGGGTTCGCCCACATCGACTTCCTCACGCAGTGTCCGACCTGGAACAAGGACGCGAAACACTACGTCCCGTATACGGACATCCAGCAGTCCGACGAGCACGACCACGACGTCAACGACCGCCAGGAGGCGGCGGAGATGATGTTCCAGACCGAGAACAAGCTCTACGAGGGTGAGGTGCTGACCGGTCGCTACTACGTCGACGACCAGAGCCCGTCCTACGGTGAGGAGAAGCGTGCGACCGGCGAGATGCCCGACGAGCCACTCGCCGAGCGCTACTTCGACGAGGACGCCGAGTGGGAGCGCACCTACGACGAGCTGCTCCACCACCACAAGTAA
- a CDS encoding chemotaxis protein CheC has translation MSLKIDIRKLGLFNQMAKEGGNTVASHLSQMTGMETKMEITKINFIDIPDIKTHIGDEKQIGISIEMVEKPHGYILFLFSARSAKDLAAGMIGDMGETDPSATGFTDMERSAIQEIGNIMTSGFIDGWANVLDTTIDISTPNFTFGPGSGMVDQLVGDRDGEMALMFDSRVQALDSDINVTVYTFPELEELVDLMQQIDV, from the coding sequence ATGAGTCTGAAGATAGATATCCGGAAGCTCGGACTGTTCAACCAGATGGCCAAGGAGGGGGGCAACACGGTCGCCAGCCACCTCAGCCAGATGACGGGGATGGAGACGAAGATGGAGATTACCAAGATCAACTTCATCGACATCCCGGACATCAAGACCCACATCGGCGACGAGAAACAGATCGGCATCAGCATCGAGATGGTCGAAAAGCCCCACGGCTACATCCTCTTTCTGTTCAGCGCCCGGAGCGCGAAGGACCTCGCGGCTGGGATGATCGGCGACATGGGCGAGACCGACCCCAGCGCGACCGGTTTCACCGACATGGAGCGGTCGGCCATCCAGGAGATCGGGAACATCATGACCTCCGGGTTCATCGACGGGTGGGCCAACGTCCTGGACACGACCATCGACATCTCCACGCCGAACTTCACGTTCGGGCCGGGTAGCGGGATGGTCGACCAGCTCGTGGGCGACCGAGACGGCGAGATGGCGCTGATGTTCGACTCGCGCGTCCAGGCGCTCGACTCCGACATCAACGTGACCGTCTACACCTTCCCCGAACTCGAGGAACTGGTCGACCTCATGCAGCAAATCGACGTCTGA
- the lrpA1 gene encoding HTH-type transcriptional regulator LrpA1, with the protein MSTESTERRILSILEEDAQASYAEIADRADVSKPTVRKYIEKLEEEGVIVGYSADVDPKKLAGQSIALVGMDVASERYVEATRQLKNVDAIEALYTSSGDHMLMAEVRAPDGGSMARVIEDDILALDGVTAAHPSFLQERLK; encoded by the coding sequence ATGAGCACCGAGTCGACGGAGCGTCGAATCCTGTCTATCCTTGAGGAAGACGCACAGGCGTCGTACGCCGAGATCGCTGACAGAGCCGACGTTTCGAAACCGACGGTGCGAAAGTACATCGAGAAGCTCGAGGAGGAGGGCGTCATCGTCGGCTACTCGGCCGACGTGGACCCGAAGAAACTCGCGGGCCAGTCTATCGCGCTGGTGGGGATGGACGTGGCGAGCGAGCGGTACGTCGAGGCGACGCGCCAGCTGAAGAACGTCGACGCCATCGAGGCACTGTACACGTCGAGCGGCGACCACATGCTGATGGCCGAGGTCCGCGCGCCCGACGGCGGGTCGATGGCCAGGGTCATCGAGGACGATATCCTCGCGCTCGACGGCGTCACCGCCGCACACCCCTCGTTCCTCCAGGAACGACTGAAGTGA
- a CDS encoding DICT sensory domain-containing protein, which translates to MSLSELIAGVEGHEQTLTVYNAGDDVSDELRAQFADRNIRVETERTESGRPGEFVTLSDDGEVVTATSLAAFRDELGSGSATGSVGDSPYRPLLDHLDETMFTSWSIDRLVAASREIEDRAWRVGRGALHAGFQTTTTLEGERDLYERLGETDVDVHAYAYPDSDPPTHDRFTLHHPPTHDRFTLHLERASEIENSWFVVFDGGGDDEQKSALLAEEREPRAFYGFWTYDPSTVDYILEHLESTYGFVEQ; encoded by the coding sequence ATGTCGCTCTCCGAACTCATCGCCGGCGTCGAGGGGCACGAACAGACGCTGACCGTGTACAACGCCGGCGACGACGTCAGTGACGAACTGCGGGCGCAGTTCGCCGACCGCAACATCCGCGTCGAGACGGAACGCACCGAGAGCGGCCGGCCCGGCGAGTTCGTCACGCTGAGCGACGACGGCGAGGTGGTCACGGCGACCAGTCTGGCGGCCTTCCGCGACGAACTCGGCTCGGGGTCGGCCACGGGATCGGTCGGCGACAGCCCGTACCGGCCGCTTCTCGACCACCTGGACGAGACGATGTTCACCTCGTGGTCCATCGACCGCCTGGTGGCTGCCTCCCGGGAGATCGAGGACCGGGCCTGGCGGGTCGGCCGCGGGGCACTCCACGCCGGGTTCCAGACCACCACGACGCTCGAGGGCGAACGCGACCTCTACGAGCGTCTGGGCGAGACGGACGTCGACGTCCACGCCTACGCGTACCCGGACTCGGATCCACCCACCCACGATCGGTTCACGCTCCATCATCCACCCACCCACGATCGGTTCACGCTCCATCTCGAGCGGGCAAGCGAGATCGAGAACTCGTGGTTCGTCGTCTTCGACGGCGGCGGCGACGACGAGCAGAAGAGCGCCCTGCTGGCCGAGGAGCGCGAACCCAGAGCGTTCTACGGGTTCTGGACCTACGACCCGTCGACGGTCGACTACATCCTGGAGCATCTGGAGTCGACCTACGGCTTCGTCGAACAGTGA
- a CDS encoding acyl-CoA dehydrogenase family protein, with translation MELLSDELVPEHAHEVKQAAREFADEHIAPNAADYYASGEYPVDILEAGMDAGLVAQDIGEEWGGKGYDLHQILAIAEEFYRADAGIALTLQLASFGAEIVEDHGDESQKEEFLRPVAENEQITGLAVSEPETGSDLAGMSTTAEKDGDEWVINGEKYWIGNGVEADWVTVYAKTGDDPNNRYGNYSMFIVPTDTDGYDAEHIPEKMGFRASKQAHIVFDDCRVPEDHLVGVEGAGFYMLAEFFNHGRVIVGGHGLGLATAAIEEAWEFVHDREAFGRTVDEFQAVQHKLADMQLELQSARTLTWHAADRVANQDNAGYWAALAKTRATEAATDCAEKGMQLHGGRSVLTENRISRVYRDVRIPVIYEGANDIQRNLIYRQAPQ, from the coding sequence ATGGAGTTACTCTCAGACGAGCTGGTCCCCGAGCACGCCCACGAGGTCAAGCAGGCCGCACGGGAGTTCGCCGACGAACACATCGCGCCCAACGCCGCCGACTACTACGCGTCCGGCGAGTACCCCGTCGACATCCTCGAAGCGGGGATGGACGCCGGCCTGGTCGCCCAGGACATCGGCGAGGAGTGGGGCGGGAAGGGCTACGACCTCCACCAGATACTCGCCATCGCCGAGGAGTTCTACCGGGCCGACGCCGGTATCGCGCTCACGCTCCAGCTGGCGAGTTTCGGGGCCGAGATCGTCGAGGACCACGGCGACGAGTCCCAGAAAGAGGAGTTCCTTCGGCCGGTCGCCGAGAACGAACAGATCACCGGCCTGGCCGTCTCCGAACCCGAGACCGGCAGCGACCTGGCGGGGATGTCGACGACCGCAGAGAAGGACGGCGACGAGTGGGTGATAAACGGGGAGAAGTACTGGATCGGCAACGGCGTCGAGGCCGACTGGGTGACCGTCTACGCCAAGACGGGCGACGACCCGAACAACCGCTATGGCAACTACTCGATGTTCATCGTGCCCACCGACACCGACGGGTACGACGCCGAGCACATCCCCGAGAAGATGGGCTTTCGCGCCTCCAAGCAGGCCCACATCGTCTTCGACGACTGCCGGGTCCCCGAGGACCACCTCGTCGGCGTCGAGGGCGCCGGATTCTACATGCTCGCGGAGTTCTTCAACCACGGCCGGGTCATCGTCGGCGGCCACGGCCTGGGTCTGGCGACGGCCGCCATCGAGGAGGCCTGGGAGTTCGTCCACGACCGGGAGGCCTTCGGCCGCACCGTCGACGAGTTCCAGGCCGTCCAGCACAAGCTCGCCGACATGCAGCTCGAACTCCAGTCGGCTCGGACGCTCACCTGGCACGCCGCCGACCGCGTGGCGAACCAGGACAACGCCGGGTACTGGGCCGCACTGGCGAAGACCCGCGCCACCGAGGCGGCGACGGACTGCGCCGAGAAGGGGATGCAGCTCCACGGCGGCCGCTCGGTGCTGACCGAGAACCGCATCTCGCGGGTCTACCGTGACGTCCGCATCCCGGTCATCTACGAAGGGGCAAACGACATCCAGCGCAACCTCATCTACCGGCAGGCCCCGCAGTAA
- a CDS encoding BtpA/SgcQ family protein, with the protein MNRAAVFGAERPVVGMVHLPALPGAPAHEASRAEIHERAVADARALEAGGVDALVVENFGDAPFYPDEVPAHVVADVTAVTGAVRDAVDVPVGVNVLRNDAAAALSVAAATGGSFVRVNVHTGARLTDQGVVEGRAHETLRLRERIDADVAILTDVAVKHSAPLADRPLDQQVADAIDRGLADGLVVSGAGTGATTDEGVLDAVVAARDEVDPSVPVFVGSGVTAETVGDLLETADGVVVGTALKRDGVTTNPVARERVESLVASARDGD; encoded by the coding sequence ATGAACCGAGCGGCGGTCTTCGGTGCCGAACGGCCCGTGGTCGGCATGGTCCACCTGCCGGCGCTCCCCGGCGCACCGGCACACGAGGCCTCCCGCGCCGAGATCCACGAGCGGGCCGTCGCGGACGCGAGGGCGCTCGAGGCGGGCGGCGTCGACGCGCTCGTCGTCGAGAACTTCGGCGACGCGCCCTTCTACCCCGACGAGGTGCCGGCCCACGTCGTCGCCGACGTGACCGCCGTCACGGGTGCCGTCCGCGACGCCGTCGACGTCCCGGTCGGGGTCAACGTCCTCCGGAACGACGCGGCGGCGGCGCTCTCGGTGGCCGCCGCGACCGGTGGCTCGTTCGTCCGGGTCAACGTCCATACCGGCGCCCGTCTCACCGACCAGGGCGTCGTCGAGGGACGGGCCCACGAGACGCTCCGTCTGCGCGAGCGCATCGACGCCGACGTGGCGATACTCACAGACGTCGCGGTGAAACACTCCGCGCCGCTGGCCGACCGCCCGCTCGACCAGCAGGTGGCGGACGCCATCGATCGGGGCCTGGCAGACGGCCTGGTCGTCTCGGGGGCTGGGACCGGTGCAACGACCGACGAGGGCGTCCTCGATGCCGTCGTCGCGGCCCGCGACGAGGTCGACCCGTCCGTCCCGGTGTTCGTCGGCAGCGGTGTCACGGCAGAGACGGTCGGCGACCTGCTCGAAACCGCCGACGGCGTCGTCGTCGGGACGGCGCTGAAACGCGACGGCGTGACGACGAACCCGGTCGCTCGCGAGCGGGTCGAGTCCCTGGTCGCCAGCGCCCGGGACGGGGACTGA
- a CDS encoding DHH family phosphoesterase: MSSRLVLGAGPTALSLLDTLGDRQGDLVVVTDDRPRAGALRDDGIGVTEADQTDPDELVALDVAPDTVVVASEDPATNLRAARTAATLFPDAFLLVYTGTGATADQRESFGTVADRLVDPEEVLTGWFREAVGEDGTRVRQLQRILRDVDGELAIVTHDNPDPDAIASAVALAKLADRADCSATVCYYGDISHQENRAFVNLLDYDLENLEPGDHEGLDRFAGFALVDHSRPGVNDQLPEDLDIDIVIDHHPPRVPIEGRFVDLRSGVGATSTLLVDYFRRFDVDIPGPIATGLLFGIRVDTRDFRREVSAEDFLAAARLVERADMGILQRIEDPSVTSETLSVIGRAITNREQEGSVLLSCVGQVADRDALAQAADRLLDLDGVHATMVYGVMEGTIYASARARGADIDLGEALRDAFGQIGSAGGHADMAGAQITLGVLESVDDRAESLHDIVTGVVNNRFLEAVEARSNRLLDVYGPSEYATEGFASATLGDSLVGRARPDEGESKSSSNGETGDEDDEATAPASGDGDADPR; this comes from the coding sequence ATGTCTTCCCGGCTGGTGCTGGGCGCCGGGCCCACCGCGTTGTCGCTGCTCGATACGCTCGGTGACAGGCAGGGTGACCTCGTGGTCGTCACCGACGACAGGCCCCGGGCCGGGGCGCTCCGGGACGACGGCATCGGCGTGACAGAGGCCGACCAGACGGACCCCGACGAACTCGTGGCACTCGACGTCGCGCCGGACACCGTCGTCGTCGCCTCCGAGGACCCCGCGACGAACCTGCGGGCCGCGCGGACGGCGGCCACGCTGTTTCCCGACGCGTTCCTGCTCGTCTACACCGGCACGGGGGCGACTGCCGACCAGCGCGAGTCCTTCGGGACCGTCGCCGACAGACTCGTCGACCCAGAGGAGGTGCTCACCGGCTGGTTCAGGGAGGCCGTCGGCGAGGACGGGACGCGCGTCCGCCAGCTCCAGCGTATCCTCCGGGACGTCGACGGGGAACTGGCCATCGTGACCCACGACAACCCCGACCCCGACGCCATCGCCAGCGCCGTCGCCCTGGCAAAACTGGCCGACCGCGCCGACTGTTCGGCGACCGTCTGCTACTACGGCGACATCTCCCACCAGGAGAACCGGGCGTTCGTCAACCTGCTCGACTACGACCTCGAGAACTTAGAGCCCGGAGACCACGAGGGACTCGACCGGTTCGCCGGGTTCGCGCTGGTCGATCACTCCCGGCCAGGCGTCAACGACCAGCTGCCCGAGGACCTCGACATCGACATCGTCATCGACCACCACCCACCGCGGGTGCCGATAGAGGGACGGTTCGTCGACCTCCGGAGCGGCGTCGGCGCGACGAGCACGTTGCTGGTGGACTACTTCCGACGGTTCGACGTCGACATCCCCGGACCCATCGCGACGGGGCTGCTCTTTGGCATCCGTGTCGACACGCGGGACTTCCGCCGGGAAGTCTCCGCCGAGGACTTCCTGGCGGCGGCGCGCCTGGTCGAGCGGGCCGACATGGGTATCCTCCAGCGCATCGAGGACCCGAGCGTGACCTCGGAGACGCTTTCGGTCATCGGGCGGGCCATCACGAACCGCGAGCAGGAGGGGTCGGTCCTGCTCAGCTGTGTCGGCCAGGTCGCCGACCGGGACGCGCTGGCCCAGGCCGCGGACCGACTGCTCGACCTGGATGGCGTCCACGCGACGATGGTCTACGGCGTGATGGAGGGAACCATCTACGCGTCGGCCCGGGCCCGCGGCGCGGACATCGACCTGGGGGAGGCGCTCCGTGACGCCTTCGGGCAGATCGGGTCGGCGGGCGGCCACGCCGACATGGCCGGCGCCCAGATCACGCTGGGCGTCTTGGAGTCCGTCGACGACCGGGCGGAGTCGCTGCACGACATCGTCACGGGGGTCGTCAACAACCGGTTCCTCGAGGCCGTCGAGGCGCGGTCGAACCGCCTGCTTGACGTGTACGGCCCCTCGGAGTACGCGACCGAGGGATTCGCCAGCGCGACGCTGGGCGACTCGCTGGTCGGGCGGGCGCGCCCCGACGAGGGCGAGTCGAAATCGAGCTCGAACGGCGAGACCGGCGACGAGGACGACGAGGCGACGGCCCCGGCGAGCGGCGACGGCGACGCCGACCCCCGGTAG
- a CDS encoding N-acyl homoserine lactonase family protein produces the protein MDDISVSFVDRGTVTADMNFVVDGQAVATASNRSPDHEYAEFVVWNLVIETPEMTILWDTGSHPEAGDGYWPAPLYEAFAHVDAADHHLSDDLGAAGYSIEGIDAVVMSHLHLDHAGGLYNFAGTDVPIYVHREELPFAYYSAKTDEGSIAYLASDFDHDLNWQVVHGDRYHLTEGVELLNLPGHTPGLLGALVHRPDRPLLVVGDEAYVEANYAGQPMATSLLWNNGAWKDSLERCRDLERETGADVLLGHDRSVFENLT, from the coding sequence ATGGACGATATCTCGGTCTCGTTCGTCGACCGCGGGACTGTCACTGCCGACATGAACTTCGTGGTCGACGGGCAGGCCGTCGCCACCGCCTCGAACCGCTCGCCCGACCACGAGTACGCCGAGTTCGTCGTCTGGAACCTCGTCATCGAGACGCCCGAGATGACCATCCTCTGGGACACCGGTTCGCATCCCGAGGCCGGCGACGGGTACTGGCCCGCCCCGCTGTACGAGGCGTTCGCTCACGTCGACGCCGCCGACCACCACCTCTCGGACGATCTGGGGGCCGCGGGCTACTCGATCGAGGGCATCGACGCCGTCGTGATGAGCCACCTCCACCTGGACCACGCCGGCGGCCTCTACAACTTTGCGGGGACGGACGTGCCGATCTACGTCCACCGCGAGGAACTGCCCTTCGCGTACTACAGCGCGAAGACCGACGAGGGTTCGATCGCCTACCTCGCCAGCGACTTCGACCACGACCTGAACTGGCAGGTGGTCCACGGCGACCGGTACCACCTGACCGAGGGCGTCGAGTTGCTCAACCTGCCGGGTCACACACCTGGGCTGCTGGGGGCGCTCGTTCATCGGCCCGACCGGCCACTGCTCGTTGTCGGCGACGAGGCCTACGTCGAGGCGAACTACGCCGGCCAGCCCATGGCCACGAGTCTGCTGTGGAACAACGGCGCGTGGAAGGACAGCCTCGAGCGGTGCCGCGACCTCGAGCGCGAGACGGGGGCCGACGTGCTGCTGGGCCACGACCGCTCGGTGTTCGAGAACCTTACGTAA
- a CDS encoding O-methyltransferase, producing the protein MDETPLLDVTEQFARTLAPEPDEVIAEMDAKADREGFPTVGPAVGGWLRMLARMVDAERVFEFGSGFGYSAYWMAPALPEDGQVVLTEVDADELDEAREFLERGGYADRARFEHGDAIDTVEDYAGPFDVVLVDNEKDRYAEAFAAVREKVPVGGVVAADNAIEAGPLDFTDVRALLAGESVDANAMSRGIADYLETVRSDPDFETGLLPLGEGVAVSVRVA; encoded by the coding sequence ATGGACGAGACTCCGCTGCTCGACGTCACCGAACAGTTCGCCCGGACGCTCGCCCCCGAGCCCGACGAGGTCATCGCGGAGATGGACGCGAAGGCCGACCGCGAGGGGTTCCCGACGGTCGGCCCGGCCGTGGGCGGGTGGCTCCGGATGCTTGCCCGCATGGTCGACGCCGAGCGGGTCTTCGAGTTCGGCTCCGGCTTCGGCTACTCGGCGTACTGGATGGCCCCGGCACTCCCCGAGGACGGCCAGGTCGTGCTGACCGAGGTCGACGCCGACGAACTCGACGAGGCCCGCGAGTTCCTCGAGCGCGGCGGCTACGCCGACCGGGCGCGCTTCGAACACGGCGACGCCATCGACACCGTCGAGGACTACGCGGGCCCGTTCGACGTGGTGCTCGTCGACAACGAGAAGGACCGCTACGCCGAGGCCTTCGCGGCGGTTCGCGAGAAGGTGCCCGTCGGGGGCGTCGTCGCGGCGGACAACGCCATCGAGGCCGGGCCGCTGGACTTCACGGACGTGCGGGCCCTGCTCGCGGGCGAGTCCGTCGACGCGAACGCGATGAGCAGGGGCATCGCGGACTACCTCGAGACGGTCAGGTCCGACCCGGACTTCGAGACCGGACTCCTCCCGCTGGGCGAGGGGGTCGCGGTGAGCGTCAGAGTCGCGTGA
- a CDS encoding 2-oxoacid:acceptor oxidoreductase subunit alpha: MTDNELIWRIAGGSGDGIDSTSQNFAKALMRSGLHVFTHRHYPSRIRGGHTYVEVRAKDEPVQSRGDGYNFLLALGDSFARNPQEEAYYGKEELKPLYENFDELREGGVLLYDEGLLDEEDVDEVGLEEAAEENGWEVVPMDLRGIAKEHGREIMRNTAGIGATAAILDIETDEFETLIEQNMSGDMQEANLAVLEDAYEAANELDVDHDIEVPENTHDEEQVILSGSNAISYGALDEGCRFISGYPMTPWTDVFTIMSQHLPNFGGISEQVEDEIAAAALALGASHAGVKAMSGSSGGGFALMSEPLGLAEMTETPVVLVEAMRAGPSTGMPTKPEQADLEHVLYTSQGDSARVVFAPANIRECYTQTRSAFRIAYEYQIPTIVIYDQKIQGELRNLPASHFDEEPNADPGSVLTEEEIEEAAHHSSGKFKRFLHEPEDGSNVSPRSIPGQKNGRFLATGNEHNEEGHISEDPANRIAQMNRRLEKLDDIRADLDENADHQTYHGPEEADYGILVWGSQQDTAFEAVDRLNETGHSVKALGVSDMMPYPVEEVSEFLESVDQALVVEMNATGQFRGLTQKEIGKYGDKMSSLLKYNGNPFEPAEIVDGFESSINGEDLAATNMKYLPAAGD, translated from the coding sequence ATGACAGACAACGAGCTAATCTGGCGAATCGCTGGCGGTTCCGGCGACGGAATCGACTCGACGAGTCAGAACTTCGCGAAGGCCCTGATGCGTTCGGGACTTCACGTGTTCACACATCGCCACTACCCGTCGCGGATCCGGGGTGGCCACACGTACGTGGAGGTACGGGCCAAGGACGAACCGGTACAGTCACGCGGCGACGGCTACAACTTCCTGCTCGCCCTGGGCGACTCGTTCGCACGCAACCCCCAGGAAGAGGCCTACTACGGGAAAGAGGAGCTCAAACCGCTGTACGAGAACTTCGACGAACTGCGCGAGGGCGGCGTCCTGCTGTACGACGAGGGACTCCTCGACGAGGAAGACGTCGACGAGGTCGGCCTCGAGGAGGCCGCCGAGGAGAACGGCTGGGAGGTCGTCCCGATGGACCTGCGCGGCATCGCGAAGGAACACGGCCGCGAGATCATGCGCAACACGGCCGGTATCGGCGCGACCGCCGCCATCCTCGACATCGAGACCGACGAGTTCGAGACGCTCATCGAACAGAACATGAGCGGGGACATGCAGGAAGCGAACCTCGCGGTCCTCGAGGACGCCTACGAGGCGGCCAACGAACTCGACGTCGACCACGACATCGAGGTTCCGGAGAACACCCACGACGAGGAGCAGGTCATCCTCTCGGGCTCCAACGCGATCTCGTATGGGGCCCTCGACGAGGGCTGTCGGTTCATCTCCGGATACCCCATGACCCCGTGGACCGACGTCTTTACCATCATGTCTCAGCACCTGCCGAACTTCGGTGGCATCTCCGAGCAGGTCGAAGACGAGATCGCGGCCGCGGCGCTCGCACTCGGGGCCTCGCACGCCGGCGTCAAGGCCATGTCCGGGTCGTCCGGCGGTGGCTTCGCGCTGATGTCCGAACCGCTCGGCCTCGCGGAGATGACCGAGACGCCCGTCGTGCTGGTCGAGGCGATGCGTGCCGGTCCGTCGACCGGGATGCCGACCAAGCCCGAGCAGGCCGACCTCGAACACGTCCTGTACACGTCACAGGGTGACTCCGCACGGGTCGTGTTCGCCCCAGCAAACATCCGCGAGTGTTACACGCAGACGCGCTCGGCGTTCCGCATCGCCTACGAGTACCAGATCCCGACCATCGTCATCTACGACCAGAAGATCCAGGGCGAGCTCCGGAACCTGCCGGCGAGCCACTTCGACGAGGAACCGAACGCCGACCCAGGCTCGGTCCTCACCGAGGAGGAGATCGAGGAGGCGGCCCACCACTCCTCGGGGAAGTTCAAGCGGTTCCTGCACGAACCCGAGGACGGGTCGAACGTCAGTCCGCGCTCCATCCCCGGCCAGAAGAACGGTCGCTTCCTCGCGACCGGGAACGAGCACAACGAGGAGGGCCACATCAGCGAGGACCCCGCGAACCGTATCGCCCAGATGAACCGCCGGCTCGAGAAGCTCGACGACATCCGTGCGGACCTCGACGAGAACGCCGACCACCAGACCTACCACGGCCCCGAGGAGGCCGACTACGGCATCCTCGTCTGGGGCAGCCAGCAGGACACGGCCTTCGAGGCCGTCGACCGCCTCAACGAGACCGGTCACTCTGTGAAGGCACTGGGCGTCTCCGACATGATGCCCTACCCCGTCGAGGAGGTCAGCGAGTTCCTCGAGTCCGTCGACCAGGCGCTGGTCGTCGAGATGAACGCCACGGGGCAGTTCCGCGGCCTCACGCAGAAGGAGATCGGCAAGTACGGCGACAAGATGTCGAGCCTCCTGAAGTACAACGGCAACCCCTTCGAACCCGCCGAGATCGTCGACGGGTTCGAATCCAGCATCAACGGCGAGGACCTCGCCGCGACCAACATGAAGTACCTCCCCGCAGCGGGTGACTAA
- a CDS encoding CBS domain-containing protein: MEDSGRPTVGEYMTRDVATVELDDTVAEVAERISNNEEFSGFPVTDGRRVEGFVSSRDLLLAEDHEPMFRVMTDDILVAHPEMAVQDAARVILRSGIQKLPVVDDAGNLVGIISNADVIRSQIERATPDKVDKLGRTLENIHGTTVHEERRTVSLADLTPTQTTVYADELEGRVYELERKLAEPLVVIDNGGDLLLADGHHRVKAAERLDIDRMDAYVIVLDPPVELGMAKTAAESDLESIADIDVVDYAHHPLVETTQRLQE; this comes from the coding sequence ATGGAGGACTCCGGCCGGCCGACCGTCGGGGAGTACATGACACGCGACGTCGCCACCGTCGAACTCGACGACACGGTTGCCGAGGTCGCCGAGCGCATCTCGAACAACGAGGAGTTCAGCGGCTTCCCGGTCACCGACGGCCGGCGGGTCGAGGGGTTCGTCAGCTCCCGCGACCTGCTCTTAGCCGAGGACCACGAACCGATGTTCCGCGTGATGACCGACGACATCCTCGTCGCCCACCCGGAGATGGCCGTCCAGGACGCCGCCCGGGTCATCCTCCGGTCGGGTATCCAGAAGCTGCCGGTGGTCGACGACGCGGGCAACCTCGTGGGCATCATCTCGAACGCCGACGTCATCCGCTCGCAGATAGAGCGCGCGACCCCCGACAAGGTGGACAAACTGGGCCGGACCCTAGAGAACATCCACGGGACGACGGTCCACGAGGAGCGGCGGACGGTGTCCCTGGCGGACCTGACGCCGACACAGACGACGGTCTACGCGGACGAGCTGGAGGGCCGGGTCTACGAGCTCGAGCGGAAACTGGCCGAACCGCTCGTGGTCATCGACAACGGCGGCGACCTGTTGCTCGCGGACGGCCACCACCGGGTGAAGGCCGCCGAGCGCCTCGACATCGACCGGATGGACGCCTACGTCATCGTGCTCGACCCCCCGGTGGAACTGGGGATGGCGAAGACGGCCGCCGAGTCCGACCTCGAGTCCATCGCCGACATCGACGTCGTCGACTACGCCCACCACCCGCTGGTCGAGACGACCCAGCGCCTCCAGGAGTGA